A stretch of Pseudolysobacter antarcticus DNA encodes these proteins:
- the nusG gene encoding transcription termination/antitermination protein NusG: protein MAKRWYVVHAYSGFEHQVKRSLHERIERAGMEAKFGDVLVPTEDVTEMRGGQKRHSQRKFFPGYVLIQIETNEENRASKIDDESWHLIKETPKVMGFIGGTADRPMPIKDSEADQILQRVQDGVEKPKPKVLFEPGELVRVTEGPFNDFNGTVEEVNYEKSRLRVAVLIFGRSTPVELEFGQVEKA, encoded by the coding sequence ATGGCGAAACGTTGGTATGTCGTTCACGCCTATTCGGGCTTCGAGCATCAGGTAAAACGTTCCCTGCACGAGCGCATCGAGCGCGCCGGCATGGAAGCAAAATTCGGCGATGTGCTGGTGCCGACCGAAGACGTGACGGAAATGCGCGGTGGCCAGAAACGCCACAGTCAGCGCAAGTTTTTCCCTGGTTACGTGCTGATCCAGATCGAAACGAACGAAGAAAATCGTGCGTCCAAGATCGATGACGAATCCTGGCATCTAATCAAGGAAACGCCGAAGGTAATGGGTTTCATCGGTGGTACCGCTGATCGCCCGATGCCGATCAAGGATAGCGAGGCCGACCAAATTCTGCAGCGGGTGCAGGATGGCGTCGAGAAACCGAAACCGAAGGTGTTGTTCGAGCCCGGCGAGTTGGTGCGCGTGACCGAAGGTCCGTTCAATGACTTCAACGGCACGGTCGAAGAAGTGAATTACGAGAAGAGCCGCTTGCGTGTTGCGGTGCTGATTTTCGGGCGCTCGACGCCGGTCGAACTTGAGTTCGGTCAGGTCGAGAAAGCCTGA
- the rplL gene encoding 50S ribosomal protein L7/L12: protein MSLSNDQILEAIAAKPLIEVMELVKAFEEKFGVSAAAPAAAAAAGPAAAAAPVEEKTEFTVVLKATGEKKVEVIKAVRAITGLGLKEAKDLVESAPATVKEAASKDDSAKFKKELEAAGATVEIK, encoded by the coding sequence ATGTCTCTCAGTAACGATCAAATCCTCGAAGCCATCGCTGCCAAGCCTCTCATCGAGGTAATGGAGCTGGTCAAGGCGTTCGAAGAAAAGTTTGGCGTGTCCGCTGCAGCTCCGGCTGCCGCTGCTGCCGCTGGTCCGGCTGCTGCTGCCGCACCGGTTGAAGAAAAGACCGAATTCACCGTGGTGCTGAAAGCCACTGGCGAAAAGAAAGTTGAAGTGATCAAGGCTGTTCGTGCGATCACGGGCCTCGGCTTGAAAGAAGCCAAGGACCTGGTCGAGTCGGCTCCTGCCACGGTGAAAGAAGCCGCGAGCAAGGACGACAGCGCGAAGTTCAAGAAAGAGCTGGAAGCTGCAGGCGCGACCGTCGAAATCAAGTAA
- the tuf gene encoding elongation factor Tu produces MAKGKFERKKPHVNVGTIGHVDHGKTTLTAALTKVGAERFGGEFKAYDQIDAAPEERARGITIATAHVEYESPNRHYAHVDCPGHADYVKNMITGAAQMDGAILVCSAADGPMPQTREHILLARQVGVPYVVVYLNKCDMVDDAELLELVEMEVRDLLSKYEFPGDDTPIIHGSAMKALAGDQSEIGVPSIIKLVDALDSYIPEPTRVLDKPFLLPVEDVFSISGRGTVVTGRIERGIVKVGDEIEIVGIKPTVKTTCTGVEMFRKLLDQGMAGDNVGVLLRGTKRDDVERGQVLCKPGSITPHTDFEAEVYVLSKDEGGRHTPFFKGYRPQFYFRTTDVTGACELPEGVEMVMPGDNIKMVVSLIHPIAMEEGLRFAIREGGRTVGAGVVAKVVK; encoded by the coding sequence ATGGCTAAGGGAAAATTCGAGCGTAAGAAGCCGCACGTCAACGTAGGCACGATTGGCCACGTCGATCACGGCAAAACCACGCTGACAGCAGCGCTGACGAAAGTCGGAGCAGAACGTTTTGGTGGCGAGTTCAAAGCGTACGATCAGATCGACGCAGCGCCGGAAGAGCGTGCGCGCGGCATCACGATTGCTACGGCCCACGTGGAATATGAATCCCCGAATCGCCACTACGCCCACGTCGATTGCCCCGGCCACGCCGATTATGTGAAAAACATGATCACCGGTGCCGCGCAGATGGACGGCGCGATCCTGGTGTGTTCCGCCGCCGATGGCCCGATGCCGCAGACCCGTGAGCACATCCTGCTCGCCCGTCAGGTTGGTGTGCCGTACGTTGTGGTGTACCTGAACAAGTGCGACATGGTCGACGACGCCGAACTGCTCGAACTCGTCGAAATGGAAGTTCGCGACTTGCTCAGCAAGTACGAATTCCCGGGCGATGACACCCCGATCATCCACGGCTCGGCGATGAAAGCGCTGGCCGGTGATCAGAGCGAAATCGGCGTGCCGTCGATCATCAAGCTCGTCGATGCGCTGGACAGCTACATCCCGGAACCGACCCGCGTACTCGACAAGCCGTTCCTGCTGCCCGTCGAAGACGTGTTCTCGATCTCTGGCCGCGGCACCGTCGTGACCGGTCGTATTGAACGCGGCATCGTCAAAGTCGGTGATGAAATCGAGATCGTCGGCATCAAGCCGACCGTCAAGACCACCTGCACCGGTGTTGAAATGTTCCGCAAATTGCTCGATCAGGGTATGGCCGGTGATAACGTCGGTGTCCTCCTGCGCGGCACCAAGCGCGACGACGTTGAGCGTGGACAAGTGTTGTGCAAGCCCGGCAGCATCACCCCGCACACCGACTTCGAGGCCGAGGTTTATGTGTTGAGCAAGGATGAAGGTGGCCGTCACACGCCGTTCTTCAAAGGCTACCGTCCGCAGTTCTACTTCCGCACCACCGATGTCACGGGTGCGTGCGAGTTGCCGGAAGGCGTGGAAATGGTCATGCCGGGCGACAACATCAAGATGGTGGTGAGCCTGATCCACCCGATCGCGATGGAAGAAGGTCTGCGCTTCGCGATTCGCGAAGGCGGCCGTACCGTCGGCGCCGGTGTGGTGGCCAAGGTCGTCAAGTAA
- the rplJ gene encoding 50S ribosomal protein L10 codes for MALNLEQKKEVVAELANVAAKAHSLVAAEYAGLTVAQLTELRKKARQDGVFLKVAKNTLVARAVAGTEYECVKEALTGPLLFAFSKEDPGAAGRLIKDFAKTNDKLIAKVVAMGGKMYPGSHVEKLASLPTRDQALSIFAGLLLQPATMLARVLAEPASQVARVLSQIGEQKKAA; via the coding sequence ATGGCGCTCAATCTGGAGCAAAAGAAAGAGGTCGTTGCCGAACTGGCGAATGTGGCTGCCAAGGCGCATTCCCTGGTCGCCGCCGAGTACGCCGGTCTTACCGTTGCCCAGCTCACCGAGCTGCGCAAAAAGGCCCGTCAGGATGGTGTGTTTCTTAAAGTTGCCAAGAACACCCTCGTGGCGCGTGCAGTTGCCGGAACCGAATATGAGTGCGTGAAAGAAGCACTCACGGGTCCGTTGCTGTTTGCCTTTTCAAAGGAAGATCCGGGTGCTGCAGGCCGGTTGATCAAGGATTTTGCCAAGACAAACGACAAGCTGATTGCCAAGGTCGTCGCAATGGGCGGGAAGATGTATCCGGGTTCTCACGTCGAGAAACTCGCATCACTGCCAACCCGCGATCAGGCCCTGTCGATTTTTGCCGGTCTGCTTCTGCAGCCCGCAACCATGCTCGCTCGCGTTTTGGCCGAGCCCGCGTCGCAAGTGGCGCGTGTGCTCAGTCAGATTGGCGAGCAGAAAAAAGCAGCTTGA
- the rplA gene encoding 50S ribosomal protein L1 — MAKITKRFKAIQNKVQPGKFYAIDEALKIVQETAKTKFVESVDVSVRLGIDAKKSDQGVRGSTVLPNGTGKTVRVAVFAPAGEKADAAIAAGADAVGMDDLAEKMQAGDLNYGVVIATPDAMRVVGKLGQLLGPRGLMPNPKVGTVTADVAGAVKNAKGGQVRYRNDKGGIIHCSIGKVNFEATALKENLQALLSDLIKSKPASSKGVFVQKISISSTMGLGVPVDNSTLNLK; from the coding sequence ATGGCAAAGATCACGAAACGATTCAAGGCAATCCAGAACAAGGTTCAGCCGGGCAAGTTCTACGCCATCGATGAAGCCTTGAAGATTGTGCAGGAAACTGCCAAGACCAAGTTCGTCGAATCGGTGGACGTCTCCGTGCGTCTGGGCATCGATGCGAAGAAGTCCGACCAGGGCGTGCGCGGTTCGACCGTGTTGCCGAACGGCACCGGCAAGACCGTCCGCGTTGCGGTGTTCGCACCGGCTGGTGAAAAGGCCGACGCGGCTATCGCTGCTGGCGCCGATGCGGTGGGTATGGATGATCTGGCCGAGAAGATGCAGGCCGGCGATCTGAACTACGGCGTAGTTATCGCCACGCCGGACGCGATGCGCGTAGTCGGCAAGCTCGGCCAGTTGCTCGGTCCGCGCGGCTTGATGCCGAACCCGAAGGTTGGCACGGTGACGGCAGATGTTGCCGGCGCAGTGAAAAATGCCAAGGGCGGTCAGGTGCGTTATCGCAATGACAAGGGTGGCATCATTCACTGCTCGATCGGCAAGGTGAACTTCGAAGCAACCGCTTTGAAGGAAAACCTGCAGGCGCTGCTGAGCGATTTGATCAAGTCCAAGCCGGCGTCGTCGAAGGGTGTTTTCGTGCAGAAGATTTCGATCTCCAGCACGATGGGCCTTGGCGTACCAGTAGATAATTCCACATTGAATTTGAAGTAA
- the secE gene encoding preprotein translocase subunit SecE: MNTKATQATVATSADFAKLSLAIIVLLAGVVGYYWFNDGSPALRVVGLLAAFVIAAIIANFTPQGRNLRSFLGEAQFELRKVVWPTREVTIRTTGIIMLVVVVLSLLLGLIDLTLKWVIFDLLLKIGH; the protein is encoded by the coding sequence ATGAATACAAAAGCTACCCAGGCAACCGTTGCAACAAGCGCTGATTTTGCCAAGCTGAGCTTGGCGATAATCGTTCTGCTGGCCGGCGTGGTTGGCTACTACTGGTTCAACGATGGCAGTCCCGCATTGCGTGTGGTCGGTTTGTTGGCTGCCTTCGTGATTGCCGCGATCATCGCCAATTTCACGCCGCAAGGTCGCAATCTGCGCAGCTTTCTCGGCGAAGCACAGTTCGAGTTGCGCAAAGTGGTATGGCCGACGCGCGAAGTCACCATTCGCACCACCGGCATCATCATGCTGGTCGTGGTCGTATTGAGCTTGTTACTTGGCCTGATCGACCTCACCTTGAAATGGGTGATCTTCGACTTGCTGCTAAAGATCGGACACTGA
- the rplK gene encoding 50S ribosomal protein L11 yields MAKKIVGYIKLQVKAGQANPSPPVGPALGQRGLNIMEFCKAFNAATQKLEPGLPIPTIITAYSDRSFTFITKTPPATILLKKAAGITSGSKRPNTEKVGKVTRAQAEEIAKAKMPDLTAADLDAAVRTIAGSARSMGLVVEG; encoded by the coding sequence ATGGCAAAGAAGATTGTTGGTTACATCAAACTGCAGGTCAAGGCAGGTCAGGCCAATCCGAGTCCGCCGGTTGGTCCGGCGCTGGGTCAGCGGGGTCTGAACATCATGGAATTCTGCAAGGCGTTCAACGCCGCGACGCAGAAGCTGGAACCGGGTCTGCCGATTCCTACCATCATCACCGCGTATTCAGATCGCAGCTTTACTTTCATTACCAAAACGCCGCCGGCAACCATTCTGCTCAAGAAGGCAGCAGGCATCACTTCCGGCAGCAAGCGTCCGAACACCGAGAAAGTCGGCAAGGTCACGCGTGCGCAAGCCGAAGAAATCGCAAAAGCCAAGATGCCCGACCTTACGGCGGCGGATCTGGATGCTGCAGTGCGCACCATCGCTGGTAGCGCGCGCAGCATGGGCCTGGTAGTGGAGGGTTAA
- a CDS encoding acyl-CoA thioesterase, with product MPGTQREVSFCFLAQPTDVNFGGKVHGGMVMKWIDQAGYACAVGWSGEYSATVAVGGIQFKQPILIGDLITVHCQLIYTGTTSMHFAVDVFARQLQSGSEVLATHCVIVFVALDGAGKPTPVPHWQPASEDDKALAEYAQKLMALDRGIEQEVARYRTVLNNASGGA from the coding sequence ATGCCGGGAACACAACGCGAAGTCAGTTTTTGCTTTCTCGCCCAGCCCACCGATGTCAATTTCGGCGGCAAGGTACACGGCGGCATGGTCATGAAATGGATCGATCAGGCCGGTTATGCGTGCGCAGTCGGCTGGAGCGGCGAATATTCGGCGACGGTGGCGGTTGGTGGCATCCAGTTCAAGCAGCCGATTCTGATCGGCGATTTGATCACGGTGCATTGCCAGCTGATCTACACTGGCACGACCAGCATGCACTTTGCCGTTGATGTTTTTGCGCGCCAGTTGCAAAGTGGATCGGAAGTGTTGGCGACGCATTGCGTGATCGTTTTCGTCGCGCTCGATGGCGCCGGCAAGCCGACGCCAGTGCCGCATTGGCAGCCGGCCTCGGAGGACGACAAGGCGCTGGCCGAATATGCGCAGAAACTCATGGCGCTGGATCGCGGTATCGAGCAGGAGGTTGCGCGCTATCGCACCGTGCTCAATAACGCATCAGGCGGCGCGTGA